The sequence below is a genomic window from Actinokineospora baliensis.
CCTCGGGGGTGCTCTGCCTGCCCGGTCCGGCGACCGAGCCGAGCACCTTGGCCGCGGCCTCCAGCGCGGGCGCCACGGCCGCGCCGAGGTCCAGTTCGCCGAGCGGGCTGGACTTGAGCGCCTCGACCAGCTCCTGGTTGACCAGCACCGCCAGCGTGCCCTGGGTCTGCCCGCTGAGGTCGGCGCACACCGCGGCGCCGGGCAGCGCGAGGGACCCGGCGTCGCCGACCGGCGCGCCGACGGTCAGCGCCTCGCTGGCGGGCAGCACGGTCAGCGCGGCCTCGGCCGCGGCGCGCACGGCGGCGGAGGAGTCGGTGTGCGTGCTGGTCATAGCTGGATGTCCTCCGTGTTCGCGGCCACGACCTGGCAGGCCAGGCGGGCTCCCTGCTTGGTGGCGACGGCGTGGCCGAAGACCCGGCCCGCCGTGGTGATGTCGAGCGGGCGGTCCACCGGGTGGCCGAGTGCGAGCAGGTCCCCCGGGCGCAGGTCGAACAGGTCGTTGGAGCGCAGCTTGGCCGGGGCGAAGCGCACCGCGATCTCCACCGGCACCTCGCGCAGGCCCTGGGTGAGCAGGTCGCGGGCGGCCTGCTGGGCGGCGCGCTCACCGGCGGTGGTCTCGTCGCTCTCGCTGTGCCTCTGCAGCGAGGGCAGCACCGACTGCAGCGGCACGGTCAGCGTCAGCGTGCTCTCCGCGTCGGCGACGTGCAGGTCGAACCTGGCGGTGACCATCACGTCCGCGGGCCCGCCGACCTGCACCAGCTGCGGGTTGTACTCCAGGGCGCCCAGGATCGGGTCCACCCTGACGAACTCGGCCAGGCCGATCTTGAGCTCGGTGAGCACGTCGCCGAGCAGGTCGCGGATGAGCGGGGTCTCCAGGTCGGTCAGCGGCCGCACGTGCTGCTTGCCGCCCGACCCGCCGAGCAGGTGGTCGATCAGGGTCAGCGCGGTGACCTGCGGAACCTCCAGGACGGCGACGCCGGGCAGCGGGTCGAAGCGCAGCGGCGCGACCACGACCGGTTCGGCCTCGCGGGCCAGGAACTCGTCGACCGACATCTGCTCGACCGAGGCGACGGTGACGCGGCAGACCACGCGCAGCTGGGAGGTCAGCAGGATGGCCAACCGGTGCGCGAACGTGTCGTAGGCCAGCTGCAGGGTGCGCAGGTGCTCGCGCGGCAGCTTCGCCGGGCTCAGGAAGTCGTAGCTGGCCAGCCGACGCCCGTCGGTGACGAGCCCGCCGGTCTTCGCGCCGCCAGCCCGACGGCCCGGTGATGACGAAGGTGTCTGCACTCCGCCTCTATCGGCCGGGTCGCCGGGTATCTGAGTGAGGTACCGCTCGATGTCCTCCGATCGGGTGATGGGTCCGATTGGGACCGAGGTTCATCCGATCGGTGTTGGTGTGCGGGATTCCGCCTGCCACCCGCGGGGTGAGTCCGATCGGGACCGGGGCTGGGTCGGTCCCGATCGGACTGCACGATCCCCGCGAAGGGGGAGCACGGGTCCTACTGCATGACGAACTCGGTGAGGTAGATGTCCATCACTTCCTCGTCGTAGGCCTTGCCGATCTTCTCCTTGAGCTCCTTCTTCTGCTCCTCGCGCGCGGCGTTGCTGGAGAGCTCGGCGACGGTCTTGTTGCTGAACTGGGCGACCGCCAGGTCCAGTGCCTTGCTGCCGTCGAGCTTCTCGGTCACGTCGGCGGTGGCCTGCAGCGCCATCTTGAGCTTGAGGTAGTGCCCGTCGGTGAGGTTCATCGTCACCGCGTCGAGCACCAGCACCTCGCCCGGCTCCGGGGGAGCGGGCTCGCTGGAGCGGAACAGGAAGAAGTACGCCCCGCCACCCCCGCCCAGCAGTACCACGAGCACCAGGATCAGCAGCAGCTTCTTGTTGCCCTTCTTCTCCGGCGCTTCGGTCTCGTCGGTCTTCTTCTCGGTCTTGCCCATGGTTCCTCCCTCCGGATCAGTGTTCGGTCGCCGCGGTCGGCAGCAGGGCCTTGACCTCGGCGGACTGGTCGGACATCACGACCACCTCGACCCGCCGGTTGCGGGTCACCGACAGCGGGTCGCTCGGTGCGTACAGCGGCTTGGTGTCGGCGTAGCCCGCCGCGGTCATCCGCGACGAGGGGACACCGTGCCCGAGCAGGTAGCGCACCACGCTGGAGGCCCGCGCCGTCGACAACTCCCACGAGCTCGGGTAGTTGCGCGTCGGCACCGGCAGCTGGTTGGTGTGCCCGCCGACCTCCAGGTGGTTGGGCAGCATGGCCAGCGACGGCGCGATCGCGTCGAGGACCTCCTTGCCCTGCACCAGCAGTTCGGCGCTGTCGCCCGCGAAGACCACCGAGCTGGTGACGATCGTGACGACCAGGCCGCGCTGGTCGATGGTGAACTGCACCGAGTCGGTGAGCCCGGCCTTCGCCAGCAGTTCGGTCATCTGCTTCTGCACCTCGCGCAGCTTGGCGACCTCCTGGCGGGCCTTCTCCAGGTCGGCCGCGGCCTTGGCCCGGTCGGACTGCTGGACCGCCTTCTCCGCCTCCTGCTTGCTCATCGTGGTGACGTCGGCGCCCTCGCCGCCCGCCGCGGACTGCAGGTCGATCTTGTCAGGGCTGACCCCCGAGGTGTCCGGGCTGCCGGAGGCACCCCCGACGACCAGCGACTGGCTGCCGCCGAAGGCGCCTGCCAGGCTCTCCTTGAGCTGGTCGAACTTCTTCGCGTCCACTGTGGACATCGCGAACATGACGATGAACAGCACCATCAGGAGCGTGATCATGTCGGCGTAGGTGAGCAGCCAGCGTTCGTGGTTCTCGTGTTCTTCCTCGTGGCCGCCGCCGCGGTGCTTGCGCTTGCCCGACATCAGGCTGCCTTGTCCTGCTCGGCGCTGGCGGGCACCAGGCTGCGCAGCTTGCGGGCGACCAGGCGCGGGTTGGACCCGGCCTGGATGGCCAGCACACCCTCGAGCGCGAGCATCATCTGCTCGCACTCCAGCTCGCTGATCCGCTTGAGCCGGTTGGCCATCGGCAGCCAGAACACGTTGGCCGTCATCACGCCGAACAGCGTCGCCACGAAGGCGCCCGCGATCAGGTGGCCCAGCTGGCTCGGGTCGGCCAGGTTCTCCAGCACGTGCACGAGGCCGAGCACGGTGCCGATGATGCCGATGGTGGGCGCGAAGCCGCCCATGTCGGTGAAGATCTTGGCGCCGACCTTGTCGTGCTTGCGCTTGGTCTCGATCTCCGCCTCGAGGATCTCGCGGACCTCGTCGGAGTCGGTGCCGTCGATGGCCAGTTCCAGGCCCTTGCGCAGGAACGGGTCCTCGACCTTCTTCGCCTCGTCCTCCAGGGCCAGCAGGCCCTCGCGGCGGGCGCGGTCGGCGAGCTTGACCACGACGTCGATGACCGCGCCGCCCTCGATCTTGGGCGAGAGGAACGCGCGCTTCATCAGCGCGATGACGCCGACGGCGTCCTTGAGCATGCCGCCCGCCATCGCCACGCCGAAGGTGCCGAACACCACCAGGATGATCGGCGGCAGCAGCAGGATGGACATCGGGTCGCCGCCCTCCATGAGCATGGAGACGACGATCGCGACCAGTGCGAGGCCTACGCCAGCGAGACTTGCCGGATCCATCAGATGCCCCTTTCCGGCAGGTGCAGCAGGGTGGCCTCGCCGGAGTCGACGAGGGTGGGAACCGGCCGGTGGTGACCGTGGTCCGCGGCGTCCTGGGCCTGGCCGAGGATCTCCGCGCGGTGCTCGCGCACCAGGGCGGCGAGCTCGTCGAGCGACTGGGCCACCACGTACTTGGCGCCGTTGACCAGGGTGATGACCGTGTCCGGGGTGGACTCGGCCCGCTCCAGCAGGTCCGGGTTGAGCGCGAAGGGTTGGCCGTTGAGCCGATTCAGCAGTATCACAGCGTCCGTCCTTGGGGTGCCGTCCGAGTTGGGCCCGTCCGTGGACCCCCGTTGGTTCAACCATCGGCAGGCGGCTCACCCGGTTGAGGTGAACCGCCCGCCGCCGGTCGACTAGCGCTTGAGGTTCATCAGGTCCTGCAGCAGCTCGTCCGAGGTGCTGATGATCTTGGAGTTGGCCTGGAACCCGCGCTGGGCGATGATCAGGTTGGTCAGCTCCTGGGCGAGGTCCACGTTGGACATCTCCAGGGCGCCGGAGACCAGCACGCCCATGCCGTTGCTGCCGGGGGCGTTGACCTGCGCGGCACCGGAGTTGGCGGTGGCGCGGTAGAGCGAGCCGCCGATCTTCTCCAGGCCGGTGACGTTGGAGAACTTGGCGATCGAGATGCGGCCGATGTTCTGCTGCTGGCCGTTGGAGGCCAGGATGCCGACCAGGGTGCCGTCCGGGGACAGCGAGTAGCTGGCGTAGGTGGTGGAGTCGATGGTCAGCGCGCCGATCGGCTGCGACTGGTCGATGACACCGGCGGTGCCCATCCAACCCTGCACCAGGCCGCCGTCGGCGGAGGTGAGGCGGCCCTGGGCGTCGGAGGCCATCGAGCCCGCGCGGGTGTAGGCCTGCTGGCCCGCGTTGTCGATGACGAAGAAGCCGTCACCCTGGATGAGCATGTCGCCGGTGCGGTTGGTCAGCTGGCTGTTGCCCTGGGTGAAGTTCACGCTGGTGCCCGCGGTCTTGACACCGAGACCGACCTGCGCGGGGTTCTGCGCCGCGGTGTTGGCGCCCGCCGCGGCGGCCGTGCGGATGCTCTGGCTGAGCGCGTCCTCGAACACCACCGCCGAACTCTTGAACCCACTGGTGTTGACGTTGGCGATGTTGTTGCCGGTGACGTCCATCATGGTCTGGTGGCTGCGCAGGCCGCTGATGCCCGCGAAGAGGGAACGCAACATAGGGTTTCCAGCCTTCTTCTCGTGGTCGACTACAGGTCTAGGGGTGTTGGGGTACTGGGGTGGGTCAGGCGGTGCGCTGACCGGTGACCAGCGACAGCGGGACGTCGGCGTTGCCGATGCGCACCGTGGGGCTGGCGCCGAAGGTGGCCGAGCTGACGGTCCCGGTGAGGGTCTCGCCGTCGACCTTGGTCTTGTAGCTGACCGCCTTGCCGACCAGGGCGCTCGCCTGCGCGCTCAGCTGCGAGGTGAGCAGGCTCGACTGCGAGTCGGCCAGCGCGGTGAGCTTCTCCACCTGGGTCAGCGTCGCGGTCTGGGTCATGAACGCGGTCGGGTCGGTCGGGCTGCTCGGGTCCTGGTAGCGCAGCTGCGCGACCAGGAGCTTGAGGAACGCCTGCGAGTCGAGGCCGGTCAGCGCGCTGCTGTTCTTGGCCGTGGTCGCCGCGGGGGCGCCTGCCTGGGTTCCCGAGATGGGGGCGGTCATGTGTCTCCTCGCTCCTAGGCGTGCAGGTCGAGCACACCCGCGGAACGCGCGGGCGCGGCTGGGCCGGTGGTCTGGTGGTCGGGTGCGGTGCGGACCTCGCCGCGGCTGGTCGCCGCGGCGGTCCACTGGTCCCACTGGGCGCGCTGCGCCCACTGCTCACCCGAACCGGCGTTGGTGCCCGCGAAGGCGCCGTCACCGACCAGGCACGAGGTGAACCCGGCGCGCTCGAGCTCGCGGCGCAGCTCCGGGAGGGCGGCGCGCAGCGCCTCGCGACCGGCCTCGGTCGCGCTGCCCAGGTCCAGGTGGATGTCCCCGCCCTGGATGCGCGCGGTGAGGCTGACCGGGCCGAGGTCGACCGGGTGCAGGTGCACGGTGAGGGTGTGCTCGCCGTTGTGGCCGTGCAGCGGGCTGAGCTCGCTGGCCAGCTGGTGCGCGTTGTGCACGTGCACCGGTGCGGCCGGGGTCTGCGGCGCCTGCGCGGCGTCGACGGCCTGGGTGCGGACCGCGGTGAAGTCCACCCCGGTCAGCGGCGCGGCGACCGGGGCGACCGGCTGGTCGGCGGTCGGCGTGGCCTGAGTGGACACAGTGGACGCCGTTGCCTGCGCGGCGGCGGTGTCCACCAGCGACAGCTGCTGGACTTCGGCGCTCGCGGTCGGGTCGATCCCCGCGGTCGCCCGCTCGGTGCCGGACTTGTCGTCGCGGTCGGACTTGTCGCCGTCGGTGGCCTTCTCGCCCGGCTTGACCGTGGCGGTGCCCTGGGTGGAGTTCACCTGGGCGTCGCCGGTCTCGGCGGAGGTGGCCTCGGTCGACTGGGCCTTGGCGGTGTGGCTGGGCAACGCGACCTCGACCGGGGCCGCGGGCTGGGTCTGAGCCAGCACGGTCCCGGTGTCGGTGGTCGGCGCGGTGGCCGACAAGGTGGTCGCGTTGTCCACGGTGGAGTTGTCGGCCGCCGCGGGCCGGGTCTGCAGGGGGACACCCGTCTCGCTGCCGGTCGGCACCTGGTTCGCACCCGTGGGGCCTGTTGTGGGGGTCTGCGCGGCGCTGAGGGCCTCGCTGCCCACCTGGACGGCGGTCTCCGGCGCGGTTGTCCCGGGTGCCGCGGCGAGGGCGGTAGCGGGCGACTCGGGGGCGGTCTCGGTGGACACCGCCGCCGCGGCGGGCTGGGACGCCGCGGCGGCGGGAGTCTGCGGACCCGGCACAACGATCGGGACGGCCGTCGCCATCGGGGCCATCGTGACGACCGGGTCGGTCGAGACGGGAGTGGCCGGTGTTTCCGCGGTGAAGTTGGTGTTCGCGGGCGGTGTGGCCGCCGCGGGGGGTAGACCGAGAGTCGGCACCCCGAGGCCGGACATGAGCACCGCGGTGGCCTGTCCCGCCGCGTCCGGTGCGCTTTCCGCCGCAGGGCCGTCCTCAGTGGACTCGCTCAGGCCCGCGGTGAGCGCGCTCAGCAGGGAAACCTGCCCGGTCGCGCTCGGGTCTGCGGTGGTCGGCGCTGCAACGGTCGCGGAGGTCGCGATGGCCTGCAGCAGGTCGGCGAACGCGGGTGCGGCGGTCGAAGCGGTCTTGTCGCCGGTCCCCTCGGCGGTGCCGCCAGTGGTGGTGGCGGTGGTGGTGGGCCTGGTCAGCGCCGGGCTCATACCGGGGATGGTCATGCCGCGGCTCCCGCGTTGAGGTTCGCCATGATCTTCTTGACGTAGTTCTGGGTCTCGTTGTACGGCGGGATGCCGTCGTACTTGCGCACCGCGCCGGGGCCCGCGTTGTAGGCGGCCAGCGCGAGCGGGACCGTGCCGAAGGTCTCCAGGTGGCTCTTGAGCAGCCGCGCGGCACCGTCGACGGCCTGCGTCGGGTTCATCGCGTCGACGCCGAGGCCCTTGGCGGTGGCGGGCATCAGCTGCATCAGGCCCTGGGCACCCGCGCTGCTGACGGCGTTGGGGTTGTAGTTCGACTCCTGCTTGGCGACCGCCGAGAGCAGCCCGGACGGCAGGCCGTACTTCTGCGTCGCCTGGGTGAACAGCGACGAGTACACCGAGGACCCGCCGCTGGAGACCCCGTACTTGCCGGTGAGCGCGGTGAGCGTGTCCGCGCCGGTGAGCCCGGACAGCGAGGACAGGGCGGAGGTGTTCGAGGAGGTCTCCGGCAGCACCCGTCGGATCGCGGTCGGCGTCTCGTAGACCTTGCCGACCGTGACGTCCTGGCCCGCCTCGGGCGCGTGGATCATCTGGCCGTCGCCGATGTAGATGCCGATGTGGTGCACCGGCGAGCCGAAGGCGACGAGGTCGCCGGGCTTGGCCTGGTCCAACGAGGGCACCGCGGTGCCCACCTTGGCCTGGTCGCGGCTGACCCGGGGCAGGTCGACACCCAGGTCGCCGTAGACCCGCTGCACCAGGCCGGAGCAGTCCAGGCCGGTCGCGGGGTCGGTGCCGCCCCAGACGTAGGGGATGCCGAGGTACTTCTGCGCCGCGGTGACGGCGTCGGCCCCGGTGGCGGTGCCCGCGGACTCCGCGTCGCCCAGCGCGCCGGTCAGCGCGGAGGCGAACTCGGTGCCGGAGCTCGCGTCGACCTGCTGGGTCTTGCCCGGCAGGAGGGCGTCGATCTCCGCCATCCGCGACATGATCGCCTGGATACCGCTCATAGGTTGTCTCCCCGCCCGTCACCGCGTCGTGTTCCGGCCACTTCGTCAGCCACCCGCTGCTCGGCCGCCAGATCGGCCAGCCGCTGCTCCTCGGTCACCCGCTCGACCAATTTCTCCACGCCGCGCCGCTTCTGCGCCGCTTCGCGCAGAACGCCGTTCTCGGCCTCGCTGGCCGCCCGCGCGGCCCGCTCGTGCGCTCGGGCCTCGCTCAGCGCCACGGCCAGTGCCCGGCCCGCGGCGATCGCGGCGACGTAGCTGGCGGAGTCCCCGTCGCGGGGACCTGCCCACGCGCGCAGCGACTCGGCGCGCGACTCGGTGTGCGCGCCCGCCTCGGCCAGCACGGCGTTGGCCCGGGTCACCGCGCTCTTGGCGATGTCCTCCTGGGCCTTGCGCGCGCGCAGCACGGCTGCCAACTTGGTGCGGATCGTCATCACAGACCCCCATCGGCAGCACCGTGCAGCAGCTGAGACAACTGCTGCCACGCCACATCCGCCGACACCTGGTCGTCGATGCTCTGGCGCAGGAACTCGTTGATCGGGCCGCGCAGCGCCAGCGCCCGGTCGGCGTCGGGGTTGGTGCCCGGCACGTAGGCGCCGATCTCCACGAGCTCGCGCACGTCGCGCTGGGCGGCGAGCAACCGGCGCAGGGTCGACGAGTCGCCGCGCTGCGCCGGGGTGGTGATGGCGCCGGTGACCCGCGACACCGACTCCAGCACCTCGATGCTGGGGAAGTGGCCCGCGGTGGCCAGTTTGCGGTCGAGCACCACGTGACCGTCCAGGATGGACCTGGCCGCGTCGGCGATCGGCTCGTTGTGGTCGTCGCCCTCCACCAGCACGGTGTAGAGCCCGGTGATGCCGCCGACCGGGGCGGGCCCGGCCCGCTCCAGCAGGGTGGGCAGCAGCGCGAACACCGACGGCGGGAAGCCGCGGGTGGCGGGCGGCTCGCCCGCGGAGAGGCCGACCTCGCGCTGCGCCATGGCGATGCGGGTGAGGCTGTCCATCATCAGCAGCACGTTCTTGCCGGTGTCGCGGTAGAACTCGGCGATCCGGGTGGCCACGAACCCGGCGCGCAGCCGCACCAGCGGCGGCTGGTCGGAGGTCGCCACGATGACCACCGAGCGGGCCAGGCCCTCGGGACCCAGGTCGTGCTCGAGGAACTCGCGCACCTCGCGCCCGCGCTCGCCGATCAGCGCGATCACGGTGATCTCCGCCTGGGTGCCCCGGGTGATCATCGACAGCAGGCTGGACTTGCCGACGCCCGAGCCCGCGAAGATGCCGATGCGCTGCCCGTGCCCGCAGGGGACCATCGTGTCCAGCGCCCGCACGCCCAGCTGCAGCGGCTCGCTGATCAGCGAGCGCTCCATCGCCGACGGCGGCGCCATGTCCACCGACACCCGGCTCATCCCGCTCAGCGGCGGCCCGCCGTCCATCGGCCTGCCCAGCCCGTCGAGCACCCGCCCGCGCAGCTCCTCGCCGACGGCGATGCGCAGCGGGCCACCGGTGTTGACCACCGGGCTGCCCACGCCGACCCCGCCGAGCGGGCCCAGCGGCAGGCACACCACGCGCTCGTGGTCGAGCGCGACGACCTCGGCGAGCAGCGGCTGCTCGTCGGGGCCGATCTGGACCAGGTCGCCGATGCGGGCGACGATGCCCGACACGGTGACCGCCAGGCCGACGACGCCGACGACGACGCCGGTGCGGGTGGGCTTGGCGGCGGGCAGCAGCGAGGCGAACCGCGCGCCGAACACGGGGTGGTCGATGGTCTGGGTCACGGGGCCAGCTCCGCTCGGATCCGGGCCAGTGCGGCGCCCAGGGTGGCGTCAACGGTGGTGACGGCGGTCAGCGCGATCGCGTCACCTCGGGACACGGTCTGGTCGGCCACCAGGGTGACCTCCCGACCGGGGGTGGGGTCGCCGTCGGCGGTCAGCTCGGCGAGGTCGAGCGGGTTGACCCGCACGGTCACCGCCGCGGTCGCGGGCAGTGCCCCGACCGCGCGGGCCAGACCGGCGCGCGCGCTGTCGGTCACCGCGACCGAGAGCTGGGTGCCCAGCATCGCCTCGGCCAGCTCCACCGCGGCGGCCAGCACCTGCTCGGCCAGGTCCTCGGCGCGGCGCACCGTGGTGGCCAGCACCTGCCTGGCCGCGGTGTCCACTGCCGACACGGCGAAGTCGGTGCGCTGGGCGCGCTCGCCGAGCAGCCGGTCCAGTTCGGCCTTGGCGCGGTCTCGGGCGGCCGTGGTGGCCTCCCTGGCCTCGCGCATGCCCTGCGCCCAGCCGGTGGCGTAGCCCTCGGCGTGCGCACCGGCGCGACCGCTCTGGTTGGCGGAGGTGACACCGATCTGGAACGGCACGGCGGCGTCCCCGCCGCGCACCACGGTCCCGATCCGCTCAGGCGACGAACTCATCGTCATCCCCCCGCCGCAGCACGATCTGACCGGACTCCTCGAGCGTGCGGATCTCGCCGATGATCTTGGCCTGGGCCTCCTCGACGACCCGCAGGCGGATCGAGCCGAGCACCTCGATCTCCTCGACCAGGCTCTCCGCGGCGCGCTCGGACAGGTTGCGCAGCACCTTGTCGCGCACGTCCTCGCGCACACCCTTGAGCGCGGTGGCCAGGTCGGCCGGGGTCACGTTGCGCAGCACCAGCTGCAGC
It includes:
- a CDS encoding flagellar motor protein, with the protein product MDPASLAGVGLALVAIVVSMLMEGGDPMSILLLPPIILVVFGTFGVAMAGGMLKDAVGVIALMKRAFLSPKIEGGAVIDVVVKLADRARREGLLALEDEAKKVEDPFLRKGLELAIDGTDSDEVREILEAEIETKRKHDKVGAKIFTDMGGFAPTIGIIGTVLGLVHVLENLADPSQLGHLIAGAFVATLFGVMTANVFWLPMANRLKRISELECEQMMLALEGVLAIQAGSNPRLVARKLRSLVPASAEQDKAA
- a CDS encoding FliH/SctL family protein yields the protein MSSSPERIGTVVRGGDAAVPFQIGVTSANQSGRAGAHAEGYATGWAQGMREAREATTAARDRAKAELDRLLGERAQRTDFAVSAVDTAARQVLATTVRRAEDLAEQVLAAAVELAEAMLGTQLSVAVTDSARAGLARAVGALPATAAVTVRVNPLDLAELTADGDPTPGREVTLVADQTVSRGDAIALTAVTTVDATLGAALARIRAELAP
- a CDS encoding flagellar hook assembly protein FlgD — translated: MTAPISGTQAGAPAATTAKNSSALTGLDSQAFLKLLVAQLRYQDPSSPTDPTAFMTQTATLTQVEKLTALADSQSSLLTSQLSAQASALVGKAVSYKTKVDGETLTGTVSSATFGASPTVRIGNADVPLSLVTGQRTA
- a CDS encoding transglycosylase SLT domain-containing protein, with the protein product MSGIQAIMSRMAEIDALLPGKTQQVDASSGTEFASALTGALGDAESAGTATGADAVTAAQKYLGIPYVWGGTDPATGLDCSGLVQRVYGDLGVDLPRVSRDQAKVGTAVPSLDQAKPGDLVAFGSPVHHIGIYIGDGQMIHAPEAGQDVTVGKVYETPTAIRRVLPETSSNTSALSSLSGLTGADTLTALTGKYGVSSGGSSVYSSLFTQATQKYGLPSGLLSAVAKQESNYNPNAVSSAGAQGLMQLMPATAKGLGVDAMNPTQAVDGAARLLKSHLETFGTVPLALAAYNAGPGAVRKYDGIPPYNETQNYVKKIMANLNAGAAA
- a CDS encoding flagellar motor protein MotB → MSGKRKHRGGGHEEEHENHERWLLTYADMITLLMVLFIVMFAMSTVDAKKFDQLKESLAGAFGGSQSLVVGGASGSPDTSGVSPDKIDLQSAAGGEGADVTTMSKQEAEKAVQQSDRAKAAADLEKARQEVAKLREVQKQMTELLAKAGLTDSVQFTIDQRGLVVTIVTSSVVFAGDSAELLVQGKEVLDAIAPSLAMLPNHLEVGGHTNQLPVPTRNYPSSWELSTARASSVVRYLLGHGVPSSRMTAAGYADTKPLYAPSDPLSVTRNRRVEVVVMSDQSAEVKALLPTAATEH
- a CDS encoding flagellar hook-length control protein FliK, with the translated sequence MTIPGMSPALTRPTTTATTTGGTAEGTGDKTASTAAPAFADLLQAIATSATVAAPTTADPSATGQVSLLSALTAGLSESTEDGPAAESAPDAAGQATAVLMSGLGVPTLGLPPAAATPPANTNFTAETPATPVSTDPVVTMAPMATAVPIVVPGPQTPAAAASQPAAAAVSTETAPESPATALAAAPGTTAPETAVQVGSEALSAAQTPTTGPTGANQVPTGSETGVPLQTRPAAADNSTVDNATTLSATAPTTDTGTVLAQTQPAAPVEVALPSHTAKAQSTEATSAETGDAQVNSTQGTATVKPGEKATDGDKSDRDDKSGTERATAGIDPTASAEVQQLSLVDTAAAQATASTVSTQATPTADQPVAPVAAPLTGVDFTAVRTQAVDAAQAPQTPAAPVHVHNAHQLASELSPLHGHNGEHTLTVHLHPVDLGPVSLTARIQGGDIHLDLGSATEAGREALRAALPELRRELERAGFTSCLVGDGAFAGTNAGSGEQWAQRAQWDQWTAAATSRGEVRTAPDHQTTGPAAPARSAGVLDLHA
- a CDS encoding flagellar FlbD family protein, which produces MILLNRLNGQPFALNPDLLERAESTPDTVITLVNGAKYVVAQSLDELAALVREHRAEILGQAQDAADHGHHRPVPTLVDSGEATLLHLPERGI
- a CDS encoding flagellar FliJ family protein, giving the protein MTIRTKLAAVLRARKAQEDIAKSAVTRANAVLAEAGAHTESRAESLRAWAGPRDGDSASYVAAIAAGRALAVALSEARAHERAARAASEAENGVLREAAQKRRGVEKLVERVTEEQRLADLAAEQRVADEVAGTRRGDGRGDNL
- a CDS encoding flagellar basal body-associated FliL family protein produces the protein MGKTEKKTDETEAPEKKGNKKLLLILVLVVLLGGGGGAYFFLFRSSEPAPPEPGEVLVLDAVTMNLTDGHYLKLKMALQATADVTEKLDGSKALDLAVAQFSNKTVAELSSNAAREEQKKELKEKIGKAYDEEVMDIYLTEFVMQ
- a CDS encoding flagellar hook-basal body complex protein produces the protein MLRSLFAGISGLRSHQTMMDVTGNNIANVNTSGFKSSAVVFEDALSQSIRTAAAAGANTAAQNPAQVGLGVKTAGTSVNFTQGNSQLTNRTGDMLIQGDGFFVIDNAGQQAYTRAGSMASDAQGRLTSADGGLVQGWMGTAGVIDQSQPIGALTIDSTTYASYSLSPDGTLVGILASNGQQQNIGRISIAKFSNVTGLEKIGGSLYRATANSGAAQVNAPGSNGMGVLVSGALEMSNVDLAQELTNLIIAQRGFQANSKIISTSDELLQDLMNLKR
- a CDS encoding flagellar motor switch protein FliM, whose product is MQTPSSSPGRRAGGAKTGGLVTDGRRLASYDFLSPAKLPREHLRTLQLAYDTFAHRLAILLTSQLRVVCRVTVASVEQMSVDEFLAREAEPVVVAPLRFDPLPGVAVLEVPQVTALTLIDHLLGGSGGKQHVRPLTDLETPLIRDLLGDVLTELKIGLAEFVRVDPILGALEYNPQLVQVGGPADVMVTARFDLHVADAESTLTLTVPLQSVLPSLQRHSESDETTAGERAAQQAARDLLTQGLREVPVEIAVRFAPAKLRSNDLFDLRPGDLLALGHPVDRPLDITTAGRVFGHAVATKQGARLACQVVAANTEDIQL
- a CDS encoding FliI/YscN family ATPase; its protein translation is MTQTIDHPVFGARFASLLPAAKPTRTGVVVGVVGLAVTVSGIVARIGDLVQIGPDEQPLLAEVVALDHERVVCLPLGPLGGVGVGSPVVNTGGPLRIAVGEELRGRVLDGLGRPMDGGPPLSGMSRVSVDMAPPSAMERSLISEPLQLGVRALDTMVPCGHGQRIGIFAGSGVGKSSLLSMITRGTQAEITVIALIGERGREVREFLEHDLGPEGLARSVVIVATSDQPPLVRLRAGFVATRIAEFYRDTGKNVLLMMDSLTRIAMAQREVGLSAGEPPATRGFPPSVFALLPTLLERAGPAPVGGITGLYTVLVEGDDHNEPIADAARSILDGHVVLDRKLATAGHFPSIEVLESVSRVTGAITTPAQRGDSSTLRRLLAAQRDVRELVEIGAYVPGTNPDADRALALRGPINEFLRQSIDDQVSADVAWQQLSQLLHGAADGGL